A genome region from Thermoanaerobacterium xylanolyticum LX-11 includes the following:
- a CDS encoding NAD(P)H-dependent flavin oxidoreductase, whose product MPRIFKSYEEEFTIDINIKSLKIGDLVAKLPIIQGGMGVGVSLSNLASAVANEGGIGVISAAGIGMLEKDFATNYIEANIRALRKEIKKAREKTKGIIGVNIMVALSNFADMVKASIDEGIDIIFSGAGLPLNLPKFLNKTSKTKLVPIVSSERAFNLIAKRWLQKYDYLPDAVVVEGPMAGGHLGYSSEQISSPDYSLDKILKNVLEETRQYEKISGRQIPVIAAGGIYTGEDIYKYLKMGAAGVQMATRFVTTDECDASDEFKKSYLNCKKEDIAIIESPVGMPGRAIINKFLNDVKSGERKPYKCLYHCIKTCDYKKSPYCISQALINAQKGLMENGFAFAGANAYRADKIIPVKELISTLMDEYNKSLYLSI is encoded by the coding sequence TTGCCGAGAATATTCAAATCATATGAGGAGGAATTTACGATAGATATCAATATTAAAAGTTTAAAAATTGGCGATTTAGTAGCAAAATTGCCAATAATTCAAGGTGGCATGGGCGTAGGAGTGTCACTAAGCAATCTCGCTTCTGCCGTCGCCAATGAAGGTGGCATCGGTGTAATATCTGCAGCAGGTATCGGCATGCTGGAAAAAGATTTTGCTACAAATTACATTGAAGCAAATATAAGGGCACTTAGAAAGGAAATTAAAAAAGCCAGAGAGAAAACTAAAGGTATAATTGGCGTTAATATAATGGTGGCACTGTCAAATTTTGCTGACATGGTTAAAGCATCAATAGATGAAGGCATTGATATAATCTTTTCCGGCGCAGGACTCCCATTAAATCTCCCTAAATTTTTGAATAAAACATCTAAGACTAAATTAGTACCTATTGTTTCATCTGAAAGGGCATTCAATCTTATAGCAAAAAGATGGCTGCAAAAATACGATTATTTGCCAGATGCTGTTGTTGTTGAAGGTCCAATGGCTGGTGGTCATTTAGGATATTCAAGTGAGCAAATATCAAGTCCTGACTATTCTCTTGATAAAATACTAAAAAACGTATTAGAAGAAACAAGACAATATGAGAAAATCTCAGGAAGGCAAATACCTGTTATTGCCGCTGGTGGAATATATACAGGTGAAGACATATACAAATATCTAAAAATGGGTGCTGCTGGTGTACAAATGGCCACGCGTTTTGTCACAACCGATGAATGCGATGCGTCAGATGAATTTAAAAAGTCATATCTCAACTGCAAAAAAGAAGATATAGCTATAATAGAGAGTCCTGTCGGTATGCCAGGTAGAGCAATCATTAATAAGTTCCTTAATGATGTAAAATCAGGTGAAAGAAAACCATATAAATGTTTGTATCACTGCATTAAGACGTGTGACTATAAAAAAAGCCCTTACTGTATATCACAAGCACTCATAAACGCTCAAAAGGGGCTAATGGAAAATGGATTTGCATTTGCTGGAGCCAATGCCTATAGAGCGGATAAGATAATACCCGTCAAAGAATTAATTAGTACTCTCATGGATGAGTATAATAAATCACTTTATTTAAGCATATAA
- a CDS encoding DEAD/DEAH box helicase — protein MDFKELHLNEKILKAIDDMGFEEPSKIQSEVIPVLLEGLDVIGQAETGTGKTLAYGAPIINNFSSNDGKVFCLVLTPTRELAIQVNDELARIGKYSKVRLLPVYGGVQIDRQIKAIKRGVDIVVGTPGRVLDLIKRNVLDLKSVRYLVIDEADEMMDMGFIDDIKEIINHTNKERQTMMFSATMPDEIKNLAKKYMKSDAKFISIVKKTMTVSTVQHFYYEVKNQERFESLCRILDVEEPSSTIIFCKTKKEVDELTENMQSRGYNVEGMHGDMSQNQRINTLRKFKEGILDFLVATDVAARGIDIENVTHVINYNLPQDVESYVHRIGRTGRANRSGVAYTLVTSREYPALKRIEKATRCKIKRKELPTVDDILEVKYNKMIAEIKKTLEKNDYKRFVPLAMELDEEYNLVDVAAALMDMYYGEDVYRNDIERDYLRLFINLGRKDKFNKRTAIKLFSDCRISKNDIQDIDIFEKFSFVNVAKSVAKNIIDQLSGKIIDGKRINVEISKPRN, from the coding sequence ATGGATTTTAAGGAACTACATTTAAATGAAAAAATTTTAAAAGCTATCGACGATATGGGATTCGAGGAGCCATCCAAAATACAGTCGGAAGTAATACCTGTTTTGTTAGAAGGTTTAGATGTAATAGGACAGGCAGAGACAGGTACCGGCAAGACGCTGGCGTACGGTGCACCTATCATAAACAATTTTAGTTCAAATGATGGGAAAGTGTTTTGCCTTGTTTTGACTCCTACTAGGGAGCTCGCAATACAAGTAAATGATGAATTGGCCCGCATTGGGAAGTATTCTAAAGTGAGATTGCTTCCTGTCTATGGTGGCGTGCAAATAGATAGGCAGATTAAAGCAATAAAAAGAGGTGTAGACATCGTTGTAGGTACGCCTGGGAGAGTTTTGGACCTTATAAAGAGGAATGTGCTTGACTTAAAGAGTGTAAGGTACCTTGTCATAGATGAAGCAGATGAAATGATGGATATGGGGTTTATAGACGATATTAAAGAAATTATAAACCATACAAATAAAGAAAGACAGACAATGATGTTTTCTGCTACGATGCCAGATGAAATAAAAAATCTTGCAAAGAAATACATGAAAAGCGATGCGAAATTTATTTCTATCGTAAAAAAGACTATGACTGTTTCAACAGTCCAGCATTTTTATTACGAGGTAAAAAACCAAGAAAGGTTTGAATCTCTTTGCAGAATATTAGATGTTGAGGAGCCGTCAAGCACGATAATTTTCTGCAAGACAAAAAAAGAAGTTGATGAGCTTACAGAAAATATGCAGTCAAGAGGATACAATGTTGAGGGAATGCACGGCGATATGAGCCAAAATCAAAGGATAAATACGCTTAGGAAATTCAAAGAAGGTATTTTGGATTTCTTGGTAGCGACTGATGTAGCAGCAAGAGGCATAGATATTGAGAATGTGACACATGTCATAAATTACAATCTGCCACAAGATGTAGAATCGTACGTTCACAGGATTGGCAGGACGGGAAGAGCAAATAGAAGCGGTGTTGCTTATACATTAGTAACATCAAGGGAATATCCAGCATTGAAGAGGATAGAAAAAGCTACACGATGCAAAATAAAGCGAAAAGAACTGCCAACTGTAGATGACATATTGGAAGTCAAGTACAATAAAATGATAGCTGAAATCAAAAAGACATTGGAGAAAAATGATTATAAACGGTTTGTGCCATTGGCAATGGAGCTTGACGAAGAATACAATCTTGTAGATGTTGCGGCAGCTTTGATGGATATGTATTATGGGGAAGATGTATATAGAAATGATATTGAACGGGATTATTTAAGGCTGTTTATCAATTTAGGAAGAAAAGACAAATTCAATAAGAGGACGGCAATTAAGCTTTTTTCAGATTGCCGCATCTCAAAAAATGATATACAGGATATAGACATATTTGAAAAATTTTCGTTTGTAAATGTGGCTAAAAGCGTTGCAAAGAATATAATTGACCAATTATCTGGTAAGATAATCGATGGTAAAAGAATAAACGTAGAGATTTCAAAGCCCAGAAACTAA